From Bacteroides uniformis:
CTAAACTTGCCTAAGGATTCCTTGACCGCAGCCGACAGAATCTGCCAGATAGCCTGCTCATTCTCGAACTTAATCTCCGTCTTCGTCGGATGGATGTTCACATCGATATTGGCAGGGTCTACCTCGAAATAAATAAAGTAGGAGATTTGCTCACCGGCAGGAATCAGCTGCTCATAAGCGTCCATCACCGCTTTGTGGAAATAGGGGTGACGCATATAACGCCCGTTCACAAAAAAGTATTGGTGCGCTCCTTTCTTGCGCGAGGTTTCCGGCTTGGCAACAAAACCGGAAATCTTTATCATCGTCGTATTGACGTCTACGGACAGCAACTGCTGATTCAGTTTCTTTCCGAAAACTGCCATGATGCGTTGCCGCAAAGGCATTACCGGAAGATTGAACAATTCCGTATCATTACTATACAGATAGAAGGCTACCTCAGGATGCACCAGCGCTATACGCTCGAATTCCGTAAGGATATTGCTCAACTCCGTAGAGTTGGCTTTCAGGAATTTACGCCGGGCAGGAATATTGAAGAATAGGTTCTTGATGGAAAAATTGCTTCCCTTAGGGCAGGAAACGGCTTCCTGGCCCTCGACTTTAGAGCCGGCAATCAACAGTCGCGTCCCCAGTTCCTCGCTGGCTGGGCGTGTTTTCAACTCCACTTCAGCTACCGCAGCAATGGAAGCCAACGCTTCTCCACGGAAGCCCATGGTGCGTAGGGCAAACAAATCGGCAGCTTCGCGTATCTTTGAAGTTGCATGGCGTTCAAAAGAAAGACGCGCATCCGTTTCGGACATCCCCTTTCCGTCATCAATCACCTGGATGCAGGTCTTGCCCGCATCGGTAATCAGCACATGTATTTCCTCTGCTTCGGCATCAATTGCATTTTCCACCAATTCCTTCACAACAGATGCCGGACGCTGAATCACCTCTCCGGCAGCAATCTGATTGGCAACCGAATCGGGCAGCAAATGAATGATATCGCTCATGATAATGTTTAATGATTAGAGATTAATGATTAATCATTATTAAATGATTCCGTTACTGATGGCATACCACAGATAAATCAGCACAGCTATGACAACAAGGATTATGCCCAAATGCATCGGCTTACGTCCGCTCTCCTTGCGCCGCTTCAAGTGAGTTGTTCCTTCTATGAATTTGCCCCGTATATCCTCGGGCGAGAATTCCTTTTCCGGCAGCATACCCAGGTCACGCTTGGCGTTTTCTTCCATCTTCGCCAACTTCTCTTTCCGCTCATCCACATAGATATAGCTATGATTGAAGCCACGAGGCTTCCGCATTGCAAACATTCCCATGACGCTACTTATTATTTCGTTTAATATGCATATTCCTTGGCGAAGTTACAGGTTTCCGGTCACTTTTCTTCAATACTTCACCTGCTTTTTTAGCCCTCCACTCGAAGATGTCCTCCTTGTTGAGCGGACGGATGTAGTCGAACCAAACAAAAGAAGGCAGCCTGCTCTTATCTGGTGGAATCTGGTCCAAAGGATAGGCTGTACCGGTAGTCTTTCCAACAAAGACTCCGCGCTCCATTCTTCTCTCCTTCAAGTACATTTTCAAAAGTCCACCTTCCGAATAGTTCATCATAATCAGCGAACTGTCCTTCTCCTCTACCGGATAATACACCACCAATACATTGCCGTTTACCTCCACCAGACGCATGTCTCCATCTATGAAGAAAGCTTTCATCTCCTTACCGGAAACTTGGTTATAGTGAATACTGTCCTTTTTCTCTACCGTCAGGGCCTGATTGATGATATGTGCCCAGTCGATGGTACTATCGTTCATGTAAATTTTAATTTCCTCGCCCAACAACTGTTGTTCCCCGTGCCACAAGATAGGGTCGGTGTACATCGTCATGCAAGAGTCCTTGGAATTATACACCAACGAATCGCATACGGCCTGCACATCCGTGCGATAAGCACGCACCTTATGATAGGCACGCATCTCCCGGTACATGGAATCGGTATTCATATGGTAGGTAATCAGCCGCAAAGTATCACCGTGCATAAACAGACTGTCGCCCTGCGAATAGTCGATAGCTACGGCACGTTTGGTGGCAACGGCGCTTCCGGTCAGTTCGTTGTAGAAACAATAGTCGCCAGTCAACATGTTCCGGTTGACCGTATCATTCATCTGTACATTGTCAAAAGCCTCGCCGTATCCCAAGATGCGGTCGTAGAAAAGGCTGTCACCGGTCAGTTTCTTGCCTTCGTTAGTCAGTACGGAACGGTCGAGCAGTTCTGCCTGCTCAGTAGTCGTATTGTACACGCCACGTTCGGAATAAATATGATTTTGGTCACTCACAATGTCGGAGGGGCCTAAAATAGTAGCAATCTTGGTAGCTGTACTATACTTCAAGGTATCCGAAGTCAAGACAAACTTCGGATTGACCAGCTTCACGTCGTGATTGAAGACAGCCAACTTGGTGGCAGGGCTATATTCTCCCCACTCGGAAGTCAGCACATTATCCTCGTCGGTCAGCGTACCGCCTTCGAAGTAATAACCCAAATCGTACAGACGGTCATAGTTCAAACTGTCGGTTGTCAGCACCGTATTACGATTTATCATACGTACATTCTCACGCAGCATGGCCAGCTGCGACATGCCGTCATAATACAGATAGTCTCCATAGATAAACAAGGTGTCGCCCTGCTCCATACGCACATTGCCGAATGCCTCCACAGAATTTATCTTTTCGAATATCAGCGCACTATCACAGAACATGTACATACTGTCATGCTTCATCCTCACCGAACCGATGAGTACCTGCACATCAGGACGCAACTGTTTGTCCGCCTGCGCCTCATCTGCGTACAACAAATCGACGCGCGTCTTCTTCTTTTCCGACGTCTCCGTCTTTTTCTGTTCAATCGAGTCCACTTTCCTCTTCTCCGGTGCACCAGTACTCTTCTTTTTGTCCTGCGCACTCAGCAGACAGATGCCAAACAAGCATAGAATGCCTACCAGGAGGTATCTATGCTTGTTCAGGAAATGATTTTTTGTATTCTTCTTTTGCATACAAATCCATGTAAATCCTTCCGGATTATTCTTTGATCCAGCCCGGATACTTGAACGTACAGTTATTCTTCCAATTATCCTTGATACGGACATACGTGTGCTTCTGCTTCTCACGAATCCACTTGTCCAGCACTTCGTCGCGGCGTTTCTCCAACACAATCTCTTTCAAGTTCTGATAGTCATCGGCAATGGTAGCCTTGTGTCCCGTCGTACGGCTCTTCAGTTTCACAATCACACACTCTTCTTTTCCGGTCTTTTGCGGAATCATGGTGAAGGCTTCGGAGATTTCGCCCACTTTCATCTTATCCACCACCTTGGCTATTTCAGGGGGAAGTTCCTGCATCTCAAAACGGGAAGTGTTCGTATTGGGATTCGGCAACAAACCATGATTGTTACGCGTATCCTTATCCTGCGAAAGCACTGAGGCAGCCTCTTCAAAAGAGAACTTGTTATTGCGGATATCATCGGCAATAGAATCCAAACGGGCACAACCGGCAGCCAGAGCTTCTTCCGGAATATGCGGTTTCAACAGAATGTGGCGTGTTTTAATACGGTCACCGCGCTTCTCTATCAACTGAATGATATGGAAACCATATTCAGACTCTACAATCTTGGAAACCTTGCTGGGGTCTTGCAAGTTGAAAGCTACATTGGCATAAGCGGGGTCCAGCATACCGCGTCCCGAAAACTCTATTTCACCGCCACGCATGGCCGAGCCACGGTCCTCGGAGTACAGACGAGCCAACATGGAAAAGCTTTCGCCCTTATTGACACGGTCGGTATACTCACGCAGACGCCTCTTTACATCTTCTATTTCCTCCAAAGGAACCTTGGGCTGCTGAGTGATAATCTGCACCTCCACCTGGGTAGGGATATAAGGAATGCTGTCCTGCGGCAAATCCTTGAAGTAACGGCGCACCTCAGCCGGAGTTATCTTAATCTCACCCACCAGTTTCTGCTGCATCTTCTGAACTTTCAATCCTTCACGGGCATTCTCGCGCAGCGTTTCACGAATCTGGCTGGAAGTCTTATTGAAGTATTCCTCCATTTTCTCACGCGAACCGATGTTGGCGATATACATGTTCGTCATATAGTCCACACGCTGGATAACCTCACTCTCGGATACTTCGATACTGTCGAGGGCAGCCTGGTGAAGATACAGCTTCTGCACGGCTATCTCCTCCGGTATCACGCAATAAGGGTCACGGTCAAATTTGCGTCCTTCATACAATGCACTCATGCGTGCTTCTTCCACTTCGGACTTCAGTATAGCCTCGTCACCTACTACCCACACTACCTCGTCAATTACGTTGTCTTGTCCATAAACGGTAGAACCGACTAATAGCGTCAAGGCAAATAAAATTACAAACTTAAAGTTCATACACTGTTTCATTCTTGGTGTCTTATTCTAAATAATATTTAATCTTGTCTCTTTTCACCGCCCGTTGGTACAAATCATCCTTCACTTGCTTCATGAATTCCACCTGCTTCACGTTCAGCAGCATATCCTTCACTTGCCTACGGGCAAACTCATAGGGTTCCTGCTCTCCCACCGGGCGATAATCGCTCACATTCAGGAAATAATGGAAAGCCGTATCCTTCAGCTCTACATGGCGATTCTTGTCCAGATACTCGTCCACATTAGGAACCTTCAAGGGCAGCATATCCAGCACTTCCGATACCGGCACCCATTTATCATAAAAATACTCATACTTCACAGCATTCTGCAGACTGTACTTTTCCAGATGTTCCACCGCCTCACGGGTTTCCGTCTTGTACCAGCGACGAACATTGCCCAGCTGCGGGGCTGTCAAAGGAACTTTGATGAACAAGCCTTTCATCAACGGACGTTCCACCTTGAAGAGCGCCTGGTTCTTCTCGTAATACTCCGTCAAGTCTTGTTCTGAAATCTCCTCTGATAGCCGCTGATGTATTAAAGCCTGCTGATAGGTATGCATTATCAATGCTTTGCGATAATTCTCCACAAGTTTATCAATCTCACCGTTATTGGGAATATTGCTCTGCGCTTTATCGTACAGCAAAATATCTTCCACCCAATTACGGATATAATGTTCTGCAAACAACAGACTGTCGTCTTTGGACAAACCGGCAGGAAGTACCGATTGCAAATCTTCCCGGTAAAGGAAATTGCCGTCCAACTCCACTAACGGTGTCCACCCTTTATGGTCGTGCTGCTCGCTGCACGCCGCACAGAGAAGGAAAATTAAAAGCCCAAAGCAGGTTGTTCGCATCACCAACTGATATTTACTTCGTTTTGAGGTACGAAGATAGTGTTTTAATCGGTTGCATCAGTGATTATTAACGGTTTTTAAAACCTCTTGGTCAATTTCAACCTTACCGGCAGCACGCAACTTTGCCACCCAATGCGTTTCCAAATAGTTCCGATAAGCGGTTACGAGCGGCTCTCGCACCTCTTGCCAACTATCTGGTCCCTTCTGCTTACGACCTTGTACAGCAGTAAAGGGAAATGACAAAACCGGGGTTGCATTCTTCCCTTTGAACACCAATTCATCCACATATGCATTATCACCGGGAGCAAATAATCCTTGCTCTGCCCGCACCTTGGGAGTATCGCCGGCATTGAAAGTGAGACGGATGGCATCCATCCACTCCTCTTCCGGAATCTGTTTCAGAAATTTCCGTACTTGCTTCGCCACCCGCTTGGTAGTACAATGCAGCACAATACCCTTATAACGCGGTTCGTCCCAATGGAAGTCCGAACGGTGCGCCTCAAAATATGCTTTCAATCCCGCTTCATCCACCACACTCCTCTTTCCCACTTCACGGTCAGTGATTTCGGCAAGCAACATGCTGTCACGATGCCCCTGCACCAACGCACAGAATTCGGGATGCTTCAATTCCAGACGGGAGTTTTCATAGTCCAGAATCGTTTTTACTGTAAAAGCCTCCAACTGTCTGCGCGTCCCTGCCGGATAAACAGCGGCAAATCCGGCAAACTCTTTTCCACCGTATGCCTTGCCATCCAGTGTAAACAATACACGGGAAGTGCTTCCTTTGGCCAGCAGTTCGTCGATACCGGCTTTATCCGGCATATAGTGATATTCTTTCTTCAGTTTATCCACAAAAGCCCGCGTTCCTTTATCCATTCCATGACGACGGGTTTGACAACGGATTATCTTGTCCTTCATCCTCTCAAAAGGAAGGATTTCCTGCTGTTCGAGTACTTTCACGATATGAATGCCTTGAGGAGTGAGGAACGGACGGGAAATCTCTCCGGCATTCAACCCGAATACAATATCCTCAAACTCCACCGGCATCTGCAGCCAACCCACCCAAAACGCTTTCTTCTCATCGGAAAATTGCTCGACGCAAGCATCGAAAGACGGCACAGCTCCCCCTTCCTTTGCAAGAGCCCTGTAGATAGAATCCATCCTGGACTCCATCTCACGCAAGGTATGACCGGAAATATTCTGGGGAAGATATTTAAAAATATGCTTCACATATACCCGGCCCGCACGCCGGCCGGATTTCATCTTGTCATAATACTGCCGTGCCTCCTGCTCTGCCGTCTCCTCATCTGTCAAGTATGATTTAATCAGACAGCGGCGATACTCATCCTGCTCCTTCTGGAAGACACGGGAAGTATCCAATCCCGCAACTTCGGCAGCCTCTATTTTCAGCCTGAAGTCTATAAACTTATTCACATATGCATC
This genomic window contains:
- a CDS encoding peptidylprolyl isomerase, translating into MRTTCFGLLIFLLCAACSEQHDHKGWTPLVELDGNFLYREDLQSVLPAGLSKDDSLLFAEHYIRNWVEDILLYDKAQSNIPNNGEIDKLVENYRKALIMHTYQQALIHQRLSEEISEQDLTEYYEKNQALFKVERPLMKGLFIKVPLTAPQLGNVRRWYKTETREAVEHLEKYSLQNAVKYEYFYDKWVPVSEVLDMLPLKVPNVDEYLDKNRHVELKDTAFHYFLNVSDYRPVGEQEPYEFARRQVKDMLLNVKQVEFMKQVKDDLYQRAVKRDKIKYYLE
- a CDS encoding OstA-like protein, which translates into the protein MQKKNTKNHFLNKHRYLLVGILCLFGICLLSAQDKKKSTGAPEKRKVDSIEQKKTETSEKKKTRVDLLYADEAQADKQLRPDVQVLIGSVRMKHDSMYMFCDSALIFEKINSVEAFGNVRMEQGDTLFIYGDYLYYDGMSQLAMLRENVRMINRNTVLTTDSLNYDRLYDLGYYFEGGTLTDEDNVLTSEWGEYSPATKLAVFNHDVKLVNPKFVLTSDTLKYSTATKIATILGPSDIVSDQNHIYSERGVYNTTTEQAELLDRSVLTNEGKKLTGDSLFYDRILGYGEAFDNVQMNDTVNRNMLTGDYCFYNELTGSAVATKRAVAIDYSQGDSLFMHGDTLRLITYHMNTDSMYREMRAYHKVRAYRTDVQAVCDSLVYNSKDSCMTMYTDPILWHGEQQLLGEEIKIYMNDSTIDWAHIINQALTVEKKDSIHYNQVSGKEMKAFFIDGDMRLVEVNGNVLVVYYPVEEKDSSLIMMNYSEGGLLKMYLKERRMERGVFVGKTTGTAYPLDQIPPDKSRLPSFVWFDYIRPLNKEDIFEWRAKKAGEVLKKSDRKPVTSPRNMHIKRNNK
- a CDS encoding peptidylprolyl isomerase, whose product is MKQCMNFKFVILFALTLLVGSTVYGQDNVIDEVVWVVGDEAILKSEVEEARMSALYEGRKFDRDPYCVIPEEIAVQKLYLHQAALDSIEVSESEVIQRVDYMTNMYIANIGSREKMEEYFNKTSSQIRETLRENAREGLKVQKMQQKLVGEIKITPAEVRRYFKDLPQDSIPYIPTQVEVQIITQQPKVPLEEIEDVKRRLREYTDRVNKGESFSMLARLYSEDRGSAMRGGEIEFSGRGMLDPAYANVAFNLQDPSKVSKIVESEYGFHIIQLIEKRGDRIKTRHILLKPHIPEEALAAGCARLDSIADDIRNNKFSFEEAASVLSQDKDTRNNHGLLPNPNTNTSRFEMQELPPEIAKVVDKMKVGEISEAFTMIPQKTGKEECVIVKLKSRTTGHKATIADDYQNLKEIVLEKRRDEVLDKWIREKQKHTYVRIKDNWKNNCTFKYPGWIKE
- the mutL gene encoding DNA mismatch repair endonuclease MutL, whose protein sequence is MSDIIHLLPDSVANQIAAGEVIQRPASVVKELVENAIDAEAEEIHVLITDAGKTCIQVIDDGKGMSETDARLSFERHATSKIREAADLFALRTMGFRGEALASIAAVAEVELKTRPASEELGTRLLIAGSKVEGQEAVSCPKGSNFSIKNLFFNIPARRKFLKANSTELSNILTEFERIALVHPEVAFYLYSNDTELFNLPVMPLRQRIMAVFGKKLNQQLLSVDVNTTMIKISGFVAKPETSRKKGAHQYFFVNGRYMRHPYFHKAVMDAYEQLIPAGEQISYFIYFEVDPANIDVNIHPTKTEIKFENEQAIWQILSAAVKESLGKFSAIPTIDFDTEDMPDIPAFEQARPIEPPKVHYNTDFNPFKTSSASSYGGGGNYSRPKVEWEGLYSGLEKASRMNEPMEEEPFVEDTVTGTAPREEERVPYFQETVPSGASASFYGNEATVEKGAQHFQFKGRFILTSVKSGLMLIDQHRAHVRVLFDRYMSQIRQKQGVSQGVLFPEIIQLPASEAAVLESILEDLSAVGFDLSPLGGGSYAINGIPSGIEGLNPVELVRNMVHTAMEKGNDVKEEVQTILASTLARAAAIVYGQVLSNEEMSNLVDNLFACPSPNYTPDGKTVLATIKEDDIEKLFSK
- a CDS encoding peptidylprolyl isomerase is translated as MVLMVRLFWVFFFLGFGLAVSAQDDPVLMRINGKEVLRSEFERSYNKGGTSVGAGRKALDAYVNKFIDFRLKIEAAEVAGLDTSRVFQKEQDEYRRCLIKSYLTDEETAEQEARQYYDKMKSGRRAGRVYVKHIFKYLPQNISGHTLREMESRMDSIYRALAKEGGAVPSFDACVEQFSDEKKAFWVGWLQMPVEFEDIVFGLNAGEISRPFLTPQGIHIVKVLEQQEILPFERMKDKIIRCQTRRHGMDKGTRAFVDKLKKEYHYMPDKAGIDELLAKGSTSRVLFTLDGKAYGGKEFAGFAAVYPAGTRRQLEAFTVKTILDYENSRLELKHPEFCALVQGHRDSMLLAEITDREVGKRSVVDEAGLKAYFEAHRSDFHWDEPRYKGIVLHCTTKRVAKQVRKFLKQIPEEEWMDAIRLTFNAGDTPKVRAEQGLFAPGDNAYVDELVFKGKNATPVLSFPFTAVQGRKQKGPDSWQEVREPLVTAYRNYLETHWVAKLRAAGKVEIDQEVLKTVNNH